From Chelatococcus sp. YT9, a single genomic window includes:
- a CDS encoding 6-phosphogluconolactonase has product MESVAGQQTVRPVVLSFGTRLEMGRAAAADVAAELRARLARQPGVRMIFAAAVSQNDMLEALIAEPGIDWRRVTAFHMDEYLDLPADAPQRFGNWLRQAIFDRLPFAAVHLIDPGSNADAAVAAYAANLAEAPIDIVCLGIGVNGHLAFNDPPVADFADPQSVKIVTLDDVCRQQQVDDGAFATVAEVPQRAVTLTIPRLLDADRLFCVVPGASKREAVDRALKGPLETACPASVLRLHPACRLYLDAESDPRR; this is encoded by the coding sequence ATGGAATCAGTTGCAGGACAGCAAACTGTGCGACCGGTCGTTCTGTCCTTTGGCACGCGGTTGGAGATGGGACGCGCCGCCGCAGCCGACGTCGCCGCTGAGCTCAGGGCGCGATTGGCACGCCAGCCAGGCGTACGGATGATCTTCGCCGCCGCCGTTAGCCAGAACGACATGTTGGAGGCGCTGATCGCCGAGCCCGGAATCGACTGGCGACGGGTGACAGCCTTCCATATGGACGAGTATCTGGACCTGCCCGCCGATGCGCCCCAGCGCTTCGGGAATTGGCTGCGCCAAGCGATCTTCGATCGACTGCCGTTCGCCGCTGTTCACCTGATCGATCCCGGCTCGAACGCCGATGCTGCAGTTGCGGCCTATGCTGCAAATCTCGCGGAGGCGCCGATCGACATCGTTTGTCTCGGAATAGGCGTCAACGGACACCTGGCCTTCAATGACCCGCCCGTTGCTGACTTTGCTGATCCGCAATCAGTCAAAATCGTCACGCTCGATGACGTCTGTCGCCAACAGCAGGTTGATGACGGCGCCTTCGCCACCGTCGCTGAAGTGCCGCAGCGCGCGGTCACCCTTACGATACCGCGCCTTCTCGACGCCGATCGTCTCTTCTGTGTGGTACCTGGTGCGTCCAAACGGGAGGCTGTCGACCGGGCATTGAAGGGCCCGCTCGAGACGGCTTGTCCGGCGAGCGTTTTGCGGCTCCATCCGGCGTGTCGCCTCTATCTTGACGCGGAATCGGATCCGCGCCGTTGA